A window from Streptomyces sp. NBC_00335 encodes these proteins:
- a CDS encoding LysM peptidoglycan-binding domain-containing protein: protein MGLFDFMRSDKKKEQAEKAAQKAAEQVQQQAAAAPAPPSSMPGDTGTKYTDSAAATKAAAERMAAAAPPKAAPMPPKAAPAPPVARPAAHTPTPTSAAHKAVPAAPMPKPAPKAQRTYTVRSGDSLSAIARRELGNEGRWRELYAMNKGVIGSNPDMIHPGMKLTLPS, encoded by the coding sequence ATGGGACTGTTCGACTTCATGAGGTCCGACAAGAAGAAGGAACAAGCCGAGAAGGCCGCCCAAAAGGCGGCTGAGCAGGTGCAACAGCAGGCCGCGGCCGCCCCGGCGCCGCCGTCCTCGATGCCCGGCGACACCGGGACCAAGTACACCGACTCGGCAGCGGCGACCAAGGCGGCCGCCGAACGCATGGCGGCAGCGGCGCCGCCCAAGGCCGCACCGATGCCGCCCAAGGCGGCACCGGCGCCCCCCGTCGCACGGCCCGCAGCGCACACGCCCACGCCGACCTCCGCCGCACACAAGGCGGTGCCCGCGGCGCCCATGCCGAAGCCGGCGCCCAAGGCGCAGCGCACGTACACCGTCCGCTCGGGCGACTCGCTCTCCGCGATCGCCCGCCGCGAGCTCGGCAACGAGGGCCGCTGGCGCGAGCTCTACGCCATGAACAAGGGCGTCATCGGCTCGAACCCCGACATGATCCACCCGGGGATGAAGCTCACCCTCCCCAGCTGA
- the crgA gene encoding cell division protein CrgA encodes MPKSRIRKKDDYTPPPTRTPQSIKLTNRNWVAPVMLAFFLVGLAWIVVFYLSETQLPIEALGNWNIVVGFGFIAAGFGVSTQWK; translated from the coding sequence GTGCCGAAGTCACGTATCCGCAAGAAGGACGACTACACGCCGCCCCCCACGCGGACGCCGCAGTCGATCAAGCTGACGAACCGCAACTGGGTCGCCCCGGTCATGCTGGCGTTCTTCTTGGTCGGTCTGGCATGGATCGTCGTTTTCTATCTGTCCGAGACCCAGCTTCCGATCGAAGCTCTCGGAAATTGGAACATTGTGGTCGGATTCGGCTTCATTGCGGCAGGATTCGGCGTCTCCACGCAGTGGAAGTAG
- a CDS encoding MarR family winged helix-turn-helix transcriptional regulator encodes MTAMAPAQNEPDLSFLLDHTSHVLRTRMAVALDRIGLTARMHCVLVHALGEERTQIQLAEIGGMDKTTMVVTVDALEKAGLAERRQSSTDRRARVIVVTEQGAALAQESSRIVDQVHADALGSLADADREAVLRVLNLLVKGDLETPSESPRPARRARQ; translated from the coding sequence ATGACAGCCATGGCGCCCGCACAGAACGAGCCGGACCTCTCCTTCCTCCTGGACCACACCAGCCACGTCCTGCGCACCCGGATGGCGGTGGCCCTCGACCGGATCGGGCTCACGGCACGGATGCACTGCGTGCTCGTGCACGCCCTGGGCGAGGAGCGGACCCAGATCCAGCTCGCCGAGATCGGGGGCATGGACAAGACGACGATGGTCGTCACCGTCGACGCCCTGGAGAAGGCCGGCCTCGCCGAGCGGCGGCAGTCCAGCACCGACCGCCGGGCCCGCGTCATCGTCGTCACCGAGCAGGGCGCCGCCCTGGCGCAGGAGAGCAGCCGGATCGTCGACCAGGTGCACGCCGACGCCCTCGGCTCCCTCGCCGACGCGGACCGCGAGGCCGTGCTGCGCGTACTGAACCTGCTGGTCAAGGGTGATCTGGAGACCCCGTCGGAGAGCCCGAGGCCGGCTCGCAGGGCCCGCCAGTAG
- a CDS encoding rhomboid family intramembrane serine protease — MDTDRLPGCYRHPDRETGISCTRCERPICPECMIDASVGFQCPECVRGGSGTGHGRAANAPRTIAGGVVAADPYLVTKILIGINVAVWLAAVVFPGLAIQLELIGWYRELAGGPAEGVSTGEYYRLLTSAFLHVEWWHIFGNMIGLWFIGGILEPALGRARYLAVYLLSALGASALIYLLTPMNTPTLGASGAVFGLLGAAIVLARRMRDEVRPLVAVAVLMLVLTFLPGANASWQGHIGGLVTGVLVALGLLWPTKDMGARNRKFVQWGTCVAVFLLATALIVIRTVELSALT, encoded by the coding sequence ATGGACACCGACCGTCTTCCGGGCTGCTACCGGCACCCGGACCGCGAGACCGGGATCAGCTGTACGCGCTGTGAGCGGCCGATCTGCCCCGAGTGCATGATCGACGCCTCGGTCGGCTTCCAGTGCCCCGAGTGCGTCCGCGGGGGCTCGGGAACGGGCCACGGGCGCGCGGCCAACGCTCCGCGGACGATCGCGGGCGGGGTGGTCGCCGCGGATCCGTACCTGGTCACCAAGATCCTGATCGGGATCAACGTGGCGGTATGGCTCGCCGCCGTTGTCTTCCCCGGGCTGGCGATTCAACTGGAGCTGATCGGCTGGTACCGCGAACTGGCGGGCGGGCCGGCGGAAGGCGTGTCCACGGGTGAGTACTACCGGCTACTGACTTCAGCGTTCCTGCACGTCGAGTGGTGGCACATTTTCGGCAACATGATCGGCCTGTGGTTCATCGGCGGAATTCTGGAGCCGGCCCTCGGCCGCGCCCGCTACCTCGCCGTGTACCTGTTGTCGGCGCTGGGCGCCAGCGCGTTGATCTATCTGCTGACCCCCATGAACACCCCGACGCTCGGAGCTTCCGGGGCCGTCTTCGGCCTGCTCGGCGCCGCCATCGTGCTGGCTCGTCGGATGCGGGACGAAGTGCGTCCACTGGTCGCCGTGGCGGTTTTGATGCTCGTACTGACCTTCCTGCCGGGGGCGAACGCGTCGTGGCAGGGCCATATCGGTGGATTGGTCACCGGTGTGCTGGTCGCGCTGGGCCTGTTGTGGCCCACCAAGGACATGGGCGCGCGGAATCGCAAATTCGTCCAGTGGGGCACCTGTGTGGCGGTGTTCCTGCTGGCCACGGCCCTGATCGTGATCCGGACGGTCGAACTTTCCGCACTCACCTGA
- a CDS encoding glycine--tRNA ligase has product MKNGHTALTMQDAILTLQKYWSDNGCMITQPLNTEVGAGTANPSTALRVLGPEPWSVAYVEPSVRPDDSRYGENPNRLQMHTQFQVILKPDPGNPQELYLGSLQALGVDLSAHDVRFVEDNWASPALGAWGLGWEVWLDGMEITQFTYFQQVGGVTLSPVSVEITYGLERILMNLQGVSHFKDIAYAPGITYGEVFGQNEYEMSRHYLDDADVDTNHKLFEAYASEARRMIDLELPIPAYTYVLKCSHTFNVLDARGALSTTERAKAFSLMRGLTHESAKLWAQRRAVLEYPLGVAASPAPAVRAALPTVSSTETLLFEIGMEELPYADVRATTDAVREAVTAKLAATRLGHGPITAMATPRRIVITVDGVEPYEPDTAKTVRGPKAAAAYKDGAPTPALLGFARSQGVDPADLQVADVSGVEYVVLTREEPGRPAVEVLSELLAEVVSGLRASRNMRWNDPTLSFSRPVRWLLALLGSTPLPVAVSALASGTSTRVHRTAPDPVVQVASAEGYAHFLKMHGILLDRETRRDVVVRGAHESAAEVGGSIDVAGESGLIDEITDIVEFPHPVRGSFDESYLDLPASVLTTVMRKHQRYLPVLDADGRLMPHFITFANGTCDDDVVRSGNEAVLRARYEDAAFFFRADLKVSPQELRGRLDKLTFEDRLGTVADRADRIAALALGLAANAGLDEEALATVRRAGSLAKFDLASQMVVEFSGLAGVMAEEYARHAGESAQVARALAEMELPRSAGGALPASDAGAVLSLADRFDLVTGMFVIGAAPTGSSDPFGVRRAAIGLLNVLRSTPALAGVRVHEALRAAADRFAAQGVEVPAERLTEAAELITRRYEQQLTDAGHEHRLVQAVLVWADRPAHGDRTLATLERHVGTEAFDGLTAALQRVVRILPADAAEGADAVDRSPLTAPAELRLAESAQAVRESLTGREDDLAALIEVSAPLVVAINAFFDDVLVMDPDPAVRAARLALLADVARLARTTLDWRAL; this is encoded by the coding sequence ATGAAGAACGGCCACACCGCGCTGACCATGCAGGACGCGATCCTCACCCTGCAGAAATACTGGAGCGACAACGGCTGCATGATCACGCAGCCGTTGAACACGGAGGTGGGGGCCGGAACGGCCAACCCGTCCACGGCCCTCCGGGTGCTCGGCCCCGAGCCCTGGAGCGTCGCCTACGTCGAGCCCAGCGTGCGGCCGGACGACTCGCGCTACGGCGAGAACCCGAACCGGCTCCAGATGCACACCCAGTTCCAGGTGATCCTCAAGCCCGACCCGGGCAACCCGCAGGAGCTCTACCTGGGCAGCCTGCAGGCGCTCGGCGTCGACCTGAGCGCGCACGACGTGCGGTTCGTGGAGGACAACTGGGCCTCGCCCGCGCTCGGTGCCTGGGGGCTGGGGTGGGAGGTCTGGCTGGACGGCATGGAGATCACCCAGTTCACCTACTTCCAGCAGGTCGGCGGGGTCACCCTGTCCCCGGTGTCGGTGGAGATCACCTACGGCCTGGAACGCATCCTGATGAACCTTCAGGGCGTGTCCCACTTCAAGGACATCGCCTACGCGCCGGGCATCACCTACGGCGAGGTGTTCGGCCAGAACGAGTACGAGATGAGCCGCCACTACCTCGACGACGCCGACGTCGACACCAACCACAAGCTCTTCGAGGCGTACGCGTCCGAGGCCCGGCGCATGATCGACCTCGAACTGCCCATCCCGGCCTACACCTACGTACTCAAGTGCAGCCACACCTTCAACGTGCTCGACGCGCGCGGCGCGCTCAGCACCACGGAGCGGGCCAAGGCCTTCTCCCTGATGCGCGGCCTCACGCACGAGTCGGCCAAGCTGTGGGCGCAGCGCCGCGCCGTACTGGAGTACCCGCTCGGAGTGGCGGCCTCGCCGGCCCCCGCCGTGCGGGCCGCGCTGCCCACGGTCTCCAGCACCGAGACGCTGCTGTTCGAGATCGGCATGGAGGAACTCCCGTACGCCGACGTCCGCGCCACCACCGACGCGGTGCGCGAGGCGGTCACGGCCAAGCTCGCCGCCACCCGGCTGGGCCACGGCCCGATCACCGCGATGGCCACGCCGCGCCGCATCGTGATCACGGTCGACGGCGTGGAGCCGTACGAGCCGGACACCGCCAAGACCGTGCGCGGCCCCAAGGCCGCCGCCGCCTACAAGGACGGCGCCCCCACCCCCGCCCTGCTGGGCTTCGCCCGCAGCCAGGGCGTCGACCCGGCCGACCTCCAGGTCGCCGACGTCAGCGGTGTCGAGTACGTCGTGCTCACCCGCGAGGAGCCGGGCCGCCCGGCGGTCGAGGTGCTCAGCGAACTGCTGGCCGAGGTCGTGTCCGGGCTGCGCGCCAGCCGCAACATGCGGTGGAACGACCCGACCCTGTCCTTCTCCCGCCCCGTGCGCTGGCTGCTCGCCCTGCTCGGCAGCACCCCCCTGCCGGTCGCCGTCTCCGCGCTCGCCTCGGGCACCAGCACCCGGGTCCACCGCACCGCCCCCGACCCGGTCGTCCAGGTGGCGTCCGCCGAGGGCTACGCCCACTTCCTCAAGATGCACGGCATCCTGCTGGACCGCGAGACCCGGCGCGACGTGGTGGTGCGCGGAGCCCACGAGTCGGCGGCCGAGGTCGGCGGCTCCATCGACGTCGCCGGTGAGTCCGGACTGATCGACGAGATCACCGACATCGTGGAGTTCCCGCACCCGGTGCGGGGATCCTTCGACGAGAGCTACCTCGACCTGCCCGCGAGCGTCCTGACCACCGTGATGCGCAAGCACCAGCGCTACCTGCCGGTGCTGGACGCGGACGGGCGCCTCATGCCCCACTTCATCACCTTCGCCAACGGCACGTGCGACGACGACGTGGTGCGTTCGGGCAACGAGGCGGTGCTGCGGGCCCGTTACGAGGACGCCGCCTTCTTCTTCCGCGCCGACCTGAAGGTCTCCCCCCAGGAGCTCCGCGGCCGGCTGGACAAGCTGACCTTCGAGGACCGGCTCGGCACGGTCGCCGACCGCGCCGACCGCATCGCCGCCCTCGCGCTCGGCCTGGCCGCGAACGCGGGGCTCGACGAGGAGGCGCTCGCCACGGTGCGCCGCGCCGGGTCGCTGGCCAAGTTCGACCTGGCTTCCCAGATGGTCGTCGAGTTCTCCGGCCTGGCCGGAGTGATGGCCGAGGAGTACGCCCGCCACGCCGGAGAGTCCGCGCAGGTCGCGCGAGCCCTGGCCGAGATGGAGCTTCCGCGTTCCGCCGGCGGTGCGCTGCCCGCGAGCGACGCGGGCGCCGTACTGTCGCTCGCCGACCGGTTCGACCTGGTGACGGGCATGTTCGTGATCGGCGCTGCGCCGACCGGAAGCTCCGACCCGTTCGGTGTCCGTAGGGCCGCCATCGGTCTGCTCAACGTGCTGCGGAGCACGCCCGCGCTGGCCGGCGTCCGCGTGCACGAGGCGCTGCGCGCGGCGGCCGACCGCTTCGCCGCCCAGGGCGTCGAGGTGCCCGCCGAGCGGCTCACGGAGGCCGCCGAGCTGATCACCCGTCGCTACGAGCAGCAGCTCACCGACGCCGGGCACGAGCACCGCCTGGTCCAGGCCGTCCTGGTGTGGGCCGATCGCCCCGCCCACGGCGACCGCACCCTGGCCACGCTGGAGCGCCACGTCGGCACCGAGGCCTTCGACGGGCTCACCGCCGCACTCCAGCGCGTGGTGCGCATCCTCCCCGCGGACGCCGCGGAGGGCGCCGACGCGGTGGACCGTTCCCCGCTGACCGCTCCCGCCGAGCTGCGCCTCGCCGAGAGCGCGCAGGCCGTCCGCGAGTCCCTGACCGGCCGTGAGGACGACCTCGCCGCGCTGATCGAGGTCTCCGCCCCGCTGGTCGTCGCGATCAACGCCTTCTTCGACGACGTTCTGGTGATGGACCCCGACCCGGCGGTCCGCGCGGCCAGGCTTGCCCTGCTGGCCGACGTGGCGCGACTGGCCCGCACGACCCTGGACTGGCGCGCGCTGTAA
- a CDS encoding DUF5324 family protein, giving the protein MTRKESVRLAASSARDTARHAAEVVAPYAESARHAAVHYAHEANERLAPKVSYAAGEAAKQARQTYDCHVQPRIKSARSHVPPNVDRAATKAVKQTRLAARSAVDYTQPRLESAFAAAQPVAEEAASRSTAALAALRGQVSAKEVQKLVRRHERRARCGRLFKGAAVVGVLAGGAYAAWRWWDQQSNPDWLVEPPAATELPAREQEAQASFDEELAAKERDGGTEFVSGLEEEAQAAQERIDAEDAKRKHR; this is encoded by the coding sequence GTGACCCGCAAGGAAAGCGTGCGCCTGGCAGCATCAAGTGCCAGGGATACGGCGCGGCACGCAGCGGAAGTGGTGGCGCCGTACGCGGAATCCGCCAGGCACGCTGCGGTGCATTACGCCCACGAAGCAAATGAACGGCTCGCACCGAAGGTGTCGTACGCGGCCGGCGAGGCTGCCAAACAGGCCCGCCAGACGTACGACTGCCACGTACAGCCCCGGATCAAGTCGGCGCGCTCCCACGTACCGCCGAATGTGGACCGGGCCGCGACCAAGGCCGTGAAGCAGACCCGCCTGGCAGCCCGGAGCGCGGTGGACTACACGCAGCCGCGGCTGGAGAGTGCCTTCGCTGCGGCCCAGCCGGTGGCCGAGGAGGCCGCTTCCCGGTCGACGGCGGCGCTGGCGGCCCTGCGCGGCCAGGTGTCGGCCAAGGAGGTCCAGAAGCTCGTACGTCGCCACGAGCGGCGTGCGCGCTGCGGCCGCCTGTTCAAAGGCGCGGCCGTGGTCGGCGTCCTGGCCGGCGGAGCCTACGCCGCGTGGCGCTGGTGGGACCAGCAGTCGAACCCGGACTGGCTCGTCGAGCCGCCGGCCGCCACCGAGCTGCCGGCGCGGGAGCAGGAGGCTCAGGCCTCCTTCGACGAGGAGCTGGCGGCGAAGGAGCGCGACGGCGGGACGGAGTTCGTGTCCGGCCTGGAAGAGGAGGCGCAGGCCGCCCAGGAGCGGATCGACGCGGAGGACGCGAAGCGCAAGCACCGCTGA
- a CDS encoding peptidylprolyl isomerase: MAEKLYATLKTNHGDIEIELLPNFAPKTVRNFVELATGEREWTRPTDGQKTTDPLYDGTVFHRVISGFMIQGGDPLGNGTGGPGYQFADEFHPDLAFTKPYLLAMANAGPGTNGSQFFITVAPTAWLTRKHTIFGEIGDKASQKIVDTIAAGATNPRTERPLDDVIIQSVVIEKR; the protein is encoded by the coding sequence GTGGCCGAGAAGCTCTACGCCACCCTGAAGACCAACCACGGCGACATCGAGATCGAGCTTCTGCCGAACTTCGCTCCGAAGACCGTGCGGAACTTCGTCGAACTCGCCACCGGTGAGCGCGAGTGGACGCGTCCCACGGACGGACAGAAGACCACGGACCCGCTCTACGACGGCACCGTCTTCCACCGTGTCATCAGCGGGTTCATGATCCAGGGCGGCGACCCGCTGGGCAACGGCACCGGCGGCCCCGGCTACCAGTTCGCCGACGAGTTCCACCCCGACCTGGCCTTCACCAAGCCCTACCTGCTCGCGATGGCGAACGCCGGCCCGGGCACCAACGGCTCGCAGTTCTTCATCACCGTGGCCCCCACCGCCTGGCTCACGCGCAAGCACACCATTTTCGGGGAGATCGGCGACAAGGCCAGCCAGAAGATCGTCGACACCATCGCCGCAGGTGCCACCAACCCGCGCACCGAGCGCCCCCTCGACGACGTGATCATCCAGTCCGTCGTCATCGAGAAGCGCTGA
- a CDS encoding S66 peptidase family protein — protein MTSAEPRRSPLPALVLPPALAPGDVVAVVSPASDAAGRYPRRLERGLQALRDVGLRPRLAKNALATGRWTAGTVEQRVADLHEAFADDEVRAVMCAIGGSLTAQLLPELDYGLIAEHPKVFVGYSDMTSLHTAIRLETGMATFYGPSIMAEWAEYPTPLRETAEHFLKVTGSARPAGPVPRPERIVTEGGDWSAPGKARRAGPVPKTEVLRPGRVAGTLTGGCLPVLRRLVGTPWQPDFTDCIVLLETPQLPYSMVNAAEDLLTMNLAGMFDGALGIVFGWPYHEDQTEDLGRAIAEMLSGHEFPVVIGFPSGHTSPMTTLPLGVRAVLDGETLSLDAAAVAPRPEGGAGW, from the coding sequence ATGACATCTGCCGAACCGCGGCGTTCCCCGCTGCCGGCCCTGGTGCTGCCGCCCGCCCTGGCACCCGGCGACGTGGTCGCCGTCGTCTCGCCCGCCTCGGACGCGGCCGGCCGCTACCCCCGGCGCCTGGAGCGCGGGCTGCAGGCGCTGAGGGACGTCGGTCTGCGCCCCCGGCTCGCCAAGAACGCCCTCGCGACCGGCCGGTGGACCGCCGGAACCGTCGAGCAGCGGGTCGCGGACCTGCACGAGGCCTTCGCGGACGACGAGGTCCGTGCGGTGATGTGCGCCATCGGCGGCAGCCTCACCGCGCAACTGCTCCCGGAACTCGACTACGGGCTCATCGCCGAGCACCCCAAGGTCTTCGTCGGGTACTCGGACATGACCTCGCTCCACACGGCGATCCGCCTCGAAACCGGCATGGCCACCTTCTACGGGCCTTCGATCATGGCGGAGTGGGCCGAATACCCGACCCCCTTGCGGGAGACGGCGGAACACTTCCTGAAGGTGACCGGTTCCGCCCGCCCGGCCGGGCCGGTGCCGAGGCCCGAGCGGATCGTCACGGAGGGCGGGGACTGGAGCGCCCCCGGAAAGGCCCGGCGCGCAGGTCCCGTACCGAAGACCGAGGTGCTGCGCCCCGGACGGGTCGCGGGAACCCTCACCGGCGGCTGCCTCCCGGTCCTCAGGCGCCTGGTCGGCACCCCGTGGCAGCCCGATTTCACCGACTGCATCGTCCTGTTGGAGACACCGCAGCTGCCCTACTCGATGGTGAACGCCGCCGAGGACCTCCTGACGATGAACCTGGCCGGAATGTTCGACGGGGCGCTCGGGATCGTGTTCGGCTGGCCGTACCACGAGGACCAGACCGAGGACCTGGGCCGTGCGATCGCCGAGATGCTGAGCGGGCACGAGTTCCCCGTCGTCATCGGCTTCCCCAGCGGACACACCAGCCCCATGACGACCCTGCCCCTGGGCGTACGGGCCGTACTGGACGGCGAAACGCTCTCCCTCGACGCCGCGGCGGTCGCGCCCCGTCCCGAGGGCGGTGCCGGATGGTGA
- a CDS encoding MFS transporter, whose amino-acid sequence MPATSAPTAPPTTPATPVGSASDPAAAPRGLRSRWTALGVLSTGVLMTVLDGSIVTVAMPAIQKDLGFSPAGLSWVVNAYLIAFGSLLLLAGRLGDLIGRKRMFLAGTGVFTGASLLAGFAGSPEVLIAARFLQGLGSAMAAAVSLGILITLFTEPRERAKAIAVFSFTGAAGASLGQVLGGVLTDALDWHWIFFINLPIGLAALALALPALPADGAHARPGLRAGADVIGALLVTAGLMLGIFTVVEVERYGWLSAHTLGLGTLSVALLAGFTARQARTRTPLVPLRIFRSRTVVGANLVQMLMVAALFSFQVLVALYLQNVLGYGAAETGLAMLPAAVVIGGVSLFASAPLNARFGERRVLPAGLALLVAALGLLTRLPVRADYVTDLLPVMLLAAGFGLALPALTALGMSGADEQDAGLASGLFNTTQQIGMALGVAVLSTLAAGRTDALLSTGVDRAAALTSGYHLAFGIGAGLMLTALVVAATLLRTGRSR is encoded by the coding sequence ATGCCTGCCACCTCCGCTCCCACCGCTCCTCCCACCACGCCGGCCACGCCCGTCGGGTCCGCTTCCGACCCGGCTGCCGCACCGCGCGGGCTGCGCTCCCGGTGGACCGCCCTCGGGGTGCTGTCCACCGGCGTCCTGATGACCGTCCTCGACGGCAGCATCGTCACCGTCGCGATGCCGGCCATCCAGAAGGACCTGGGCTTCTCCCCCGCCGGACTCAGCTGGGTCGTCAACGCCTACCTGATCGCCTTCGGCAGCCTGCTGCTCCTCGCCGGCCGGCTCGGCGACCTCATCGGCCGCAAGCGGATGTTCCTGGCCGGGACCGGCGTCTTCACCGGAGCCTCCCTGCTCGCCGGGTTCGCCGGATCGCCCGAGGTACTGATCGCCGCCCGGTTCCTGCAGGGCCTCGGCAGCGCCATGGCCGCGGCCGTCAGCCTGGGCATCCTGATCACGCTGTTCACCGAACCGCGCGAGCGGGCCAAGGCCATCGCCGTCTTCTCCTTCACCGGCGCGGCCGGAGCCTCCCTGGGGCAGGTGCTCGGCGGGGTCCTGACCGATGCCCTCGACTGGCACTGGATCTTCTTCATCAACCTGCCCATAGGACTGGCCGCCCTCGCGCTGGCCCTGCCCGCGCTCCCCGCCGACGGCGCTCATGCCCGGCCGGGTCTGCGCGCCGGAGCCGACGTCATCGGCGCCCTCCTGGTCACCGCGGGCCTGATGCTCGGCATCTTCACCGTCGTCGAGGTGGAACGCTACGGCTGGCTCTCCGCACACACCCTCGGCCTCGGCACGCTCTCGGTCGCCCTGCTCGCCGGCTTCACCGCACGCCAGGCCAGGACCCGCACCCCGCTGGTTCCGCTGCGGATCTTCCGCTCGCGGACCGTGGTCGGCGCGAACCTGGTCCAGATGCTGATGGTGGCCGCACTGTTCTCCTTCCAGGTCCTGGTCGCCCTGTACCTCCAGAACGTGCTCGGCTACGGAGCCGCCGAGACCGGCCTGGCGATGCTCCCTGCGGCCGTGGTCATCGGCGGGGTCTCCCTCTTCGCCTCGGCCCCGCTCAACGCCCGCTTCGGCGAACGCCGCGTCCTGCCGGCCGGACTGGCCCTGCTCGTCGCCGCCCTCGGCCTGCTGACCCGGCTCCCGGTCCGCGCCGACTACGTCACCGACCTGCTCCCCGTGATGCTGCTGGCCGCCGGCTTCGGCCTGGCCCTGCCCGCCCTCACCGCGCTCGGCATGTCCGGCGCCGACGAGCAGGACGCGGGCCTCGCCTCGGGCCTGTTCAACACCACCCAGCAGATCGGCATGGCGCTCGGCGTCGCCGTCCTGTCCACCCTGGCGGCCGGCCGCACGGACGCCCTGCTCTCCACCGGCGTCGACCGCGCCGCGGCGCTGACCTCCGGCTACCACCTGGCCTTCGGGATCGGAGCGGGACTGATGCTCACGGCTCTCGTGGTGGCCGCGACCCTGCTGCGGACCGGCCGGAGCCGGTGA
- a CDS encoding isocitrate lyase/PEP mutase family protein, with protein MSVEAKTTEKALRLRELGASLIVLPNAWDAGSAAVIESAGAAAIATTSGGVAWSIGRGDGQHATKAEMLAAAARIVAAVDVPVTVDVEGGYEDVAATVREVVAVGAVGINLEDSKAADGTLHTASEQADRIRAARAAATEAGLPELVINARTDVFLFGIGEESGRLADVLARVEAYAAAGADGIFVPGLLDLDALSEIARGPLPVNAMAGPGGPSVAELAKAGVRRVSVGTGVAQAAYAAARTAAVEVLEQGTYGALEGALDYGTLNSLFVK; from the coding sequence ATGAGCGTGGAAGCGAAGACCACCGAGAAGGCCCTGCGGTTGAGGGAGTTGGGTGCGTCGCTGATCGTTCTCCCCAACGCCTGGGACGCGGGCAGTGCGGCGGTGATCGAGTCGGCCGGGGCCGCGGCCATCGCGACCACCAGCGGTGGCGTGGCCTGGTCGATCGGGCGCGGGGACGGTCAGCACGCGACGAAGGCGGAGATGCTGGCGGCGGCCGCGCGGATCGTGGCGGCCGTGGACGTCCCGGTCACCGTGGACGTCGAGGGCGGTTACGAGGACGTCGCGGCCACCGTGCGCGAGGTGGTGGCGGTGGGCGCCGTCGGAATCAACCTGGAGGACTCGAAGGCGGCCGACGGTACGCTCCACACCGCCTCGGAGCAGGCCGACCGGATCCGCGCCGCCCGCGCGGCGGCCACCGAGGCCGGGCTGCCGGAGCTGGTGATCAACGCCCGTACCGACGTCTTCCTGTTCGGGATCGGCGAGGAGTCCGGCCGTCTCGCCGACGTACTGGCGCGGGTGGAGGCGTACGCCGCCGCCGGGGCCGACGGCATCTTCGTGCCGGGGCTGCTGGACCTGGACGCCCTGAGCGAGATCGCGCGGGGCCCGCTGCCGGTCAACGCCATGGCAGGGCCGGGCGGTCCGTCCGTCGCCGAGCTGGCGAAGGCCGGGGTGCGCCGGGTCAGCGTCGGAACCGGTGTGGCACAGGCGGCGTACGCGGCGGCCCGCACCGCGGCGGTGGAGGTGCTGGAGCAGGGGACGTACGGGGCTCTGGAAGGGGCGCTCGACTACGGCACCCTGAACAGCCTCTTCGTGAAGTAG
- a CDS encoding DUF881 domain-containing protein, with protein MSNSDDSSAGPRRRARPVRLLTAAVFALAGLIFVTSFNTSKGTNIRTDASLLKLSDLIQERSQNNLELEKSTATARGQVDALAERDNGSTEAENAKLAALRAASGTEAISGKAVTVTLNDAPPNATARIPNVPEPQPNDLVIHQQDLQAVVNALWQGGAQGIQVMDQRLISTSAVRCVGNTLILQGRVYSPPYKVSAVGDPGALKKALAASPALQNYQLYVNAYGLGWKVDEHKALTLPGYSGTVDLHYAKPLEPATP; from the coding sequence TTGAGCAATTCCGACGACTCCTCCGCGGGTCCCCGTCGCCGTGCCAGACCGGTCCGGCTGCTCACGGCCGCCGTTTTCGCCCTGGCCGGCTTGATCTTCGTCACCAGCTTCAACACCTCCAAGGGTACGAACATCCGGACGGATGCCTCGCTCCTCAAGCTGTCCGACCTGATCCAGGAGCGCAGCCAGAACAATCTGGAGCTGGAGAAGAGCACCGCCACCGCCCGCGGCCAGGTCGACGCCCTCGCCGAGCGCGACAACGGGAGCACCGAGGCCGAGAACGCCAAGCTGGCCGCCCTGCGCGCGGCCTCCGGCACCGAGGCGATCAGCGGCAAGGCCGTGACCGTCACCCTGAACGACGCGCCCCCGAACGCCACGGCCCGCATCCCCAACGTGCCCGAGCCGCAGCCCAACGACCTGGTGATCCACCAGCAGGACCTCCAGGCCGTCGTCAACGCCCTCTGGCAGGGCGGCGCCCAGGGCATCCAGGTCATGGACCAGCGCCTGATCTCCACCAGCGCCGTGCGCTGCGTGGGCAACACCCTGATCCTCCAGGGCCGGGTGTACTCGCCCCCGTACAAGGTGTCGGCGGTCGGCGACCCCGGCGCGCTGAAGAAGGCCCTCGCGGCCTCCCCGGCGCTGCAGAACTACCAGCTGTACGTGAACGCGTACGGGCTCGGCTGGAAAGTGGACGAGCACAAGGCGCTGACACTGCCGGGCTACTCCGGCACAGTGGACCTCCACTATGCGAAGCCGCTGGAGCCCGCCACCCCGTGA